In a single window of the Pocillopora verrucosa isolate sample1 chromosome 4, ASM3666991v2, whole genome shotgun sequence genome:
- the LOC131792747 gene encoding uncharacterized protein: protein MASTSTSGTLGQMAKPEYRNWLALGHALTTVLCQGLRPFVKQEVEALYRYVTVRVPTPCTCRRPIVYHDMSKCIGAQVLASCHYRGKPNWKQSDPAKWMDPVLGPWEIAKLFLPALGGHANIRSADDMDISGILNLMYWCNHFTIPQSLIDAVRDIRNDRCVHVPKLELSDADKTAAFDAIENLLKDPQLAADEDAKKALREVISLKSITDLHSREAQVLADLKEDIHERMLSLTEESERNQELVTELQERQEILEMAVGDLEQESKPWRVRLTEWVLDLMMYTFGVLFALLKGFRTEILFIFLFSVFCVVLDYDTLIKDGCSIKRYDDRWSLKHFDFDDFASTSRSDFIGRKWLYRDMEDLMENSSYRGVLLVGNPGSGKTAFVSNLLCSRSASPLIHDRVAGYHFCMYSDKGTQNGAKFVENLANMIASNFAEYGEIILRNSLVRRVLQKNCAQAPDWCFQEGVLTPLKNLPHPPKETWYIVIDALDECSVDGQGEILKMLKSKLRRFPKWLKLITTSRNTSFITSYLDGMKILELKSKDHRNLEDIDTYSSLKIYTLKSSLLHGLKAYFSIKNNNSLNQQIVTSLKERVQGNFLFAKVLLDCLLETPERVSWTDQGFPKTLDNIFQLNFERKFSSRESFRSSREIFEILVAAYTPLSAEDIYYVLKLDHPDLDYEYDLMPKLKEVSLFLWDRSEKGLVRIYHSALSEWLTSESNKGNLFYVKKQKGHRRLAEYYLQQLKRTLRALTPVEAFYLARHIIEAGSNRNQVNEFRSLPSNLVNGSDEVKTTSLHLSSRLVNPDITKLLVTHFDDIDCLDNNHRTPAFIAATGGNRKNLIFLYTKGADIDHTVSCPDFEVPMKVQKALRECKRRTCEYSLMHIAAQEGNVDVVDFLIVHHVSAWKTTGCNNTAVQLAAANGHLKVVLALKKAGAVLDGISLHHAAARDHHYVVEYLLKEGVRDVCIDLSPFIELCPATNIKDIKAHVYDNEHLKLGETALHVAAKNNHPSVIKTLLVYREESAINCSNAAGRRPLHEAVYYNNYNALQAMLAAGVNTSVRCDLRPRKLCLKQKCCSCEFTPLHIAAKYGYYSAVQLLITEKADLHVEDCNGSTPLHIASCHGMVSIITLLVKSGGNINRRSFNGSTPFHSAATCFATNAFWLLLDLGSDFFAKDSRDMTALHYVVKDVEVVGREYFVDLYVVRPKDWIEVGPKDKEPWERGEYQRFWLNVMIKMSKNFVANLVHKKLPYHENSIYNLYLSVFLEIWKKANASSFLTGSDGFDQSALVTMSTPIAYFFDVTLQAFLESNLFTLNRPYEPSVLPEQLTRAISHTFTIFYPNLRNCTLLTSAVRENMVRTVNTVLQAGADVNCQDQYDKTPLLSYLHIGGRHMSKVLVKHGVSVDISCEEPFEKSSLHLISYHKLYYLHYLPQFLRGDDMWFESLSNERLFFDYFLKEEGRIEGHTETIHTGDGPLTRAMKSHPRGTKILNECFDAEGYNALHRAAQGANAFAIVKFLSWGADPTLKNSDGYSPLWLAVFYSVKYTPFLNLHRKSVLVDLEVDLASISALIILDHALQTDTMDIGCGGSQLNLTIYHIAAIRGMWRFIAHLLTEKRVKGIDVNCPNKDGITPMYLAALVGGRNCIEWRSPWCKVMEIISLHGGILQYPTLQAEYFLIFDLFFGMSPGQTYSELVENEIIALQASTEHQECKGYELNTYLSETSGKLNELYYDFDRKMKKCSSGSDECLPEINRHLSQLESLKLVLHKLHRFQQRHAPIRSGFVSFLEEETLRMQMLLLVVTQPHERASRGLDGKQNEKRRKTQGKMGIADRGHEDNEDNNDNNDGDNNDDDDVDGWECMNIDRALRISYRDFKTSFDQVQKLSEQARSSISFLGKKPPGFLRKINRALLKLDTTMACDWQAIARKYTTLNFQIQNSKLGTLHVNEHTRVVSITDFASIRMREIFIHSSPETLELALKLASEKSSKVFDDLYYLTNLKFRKPPLWKGTFELWGWYR, encoded by the exons ACCAGCACTTCAGGTACATTGGGTCAAATGGCTAAACCAGAGTACAGAAACTGGCTGGCACTCGGTCATGCCTTGACAACGGTCCTGTGCCAGGGACTTCGTCCATTTGTCAAGCAAGAGGTGGAGGCCTTGTATAGGTACGTAACGGTAAGAGTACCCACACCTTGCACATGTAGGAGGCCAATTGTGTACCACGACATGAGTAAATGTATAGGGGCACAAGTCTTGGCCTCTTGTCATTACAGAGGCAAACCAAACTGGAAACAAAGTGATCCAGCCAAATGGATGGACCCAGTCCTTGGTCCGTGGGAGATTGCGAAACTCTTCCTTCCTGCTCTGGGTGGACATGCTAATATAAGGAGTGCAGACGACATGGATATCAGTGGTATCTTGAACTTAATGTACTGGTGCAATCACTTCACCATTCCTCAATCCCTGATCGACGCCGTTCGAGATATAAGAAACGACAGATGTGTTCACGTGCCGAAGCTTGAGTTATCAGATGCTGATAAGACTGCCGCTTTTGATGCTATTGAAAACTTGCTAAAGGACCCTCAACTGGCTGCAGATGAAGACGCAAAGAAAGCTCTCAGAGAGGTTATTAGTCTCAAAAGCATTACAGACTTACATAGTCGAGAGGCTCAGGTTTTGGCCGACTTAAAAGAAGATATACATGAAAGGATGTTGAGCTTGACCGAGGAGTCTGAAAGAAACCAAGAGTTGGTTACAGAGCTACAAGAAAGGCAGGAAATTTTGGAGATGGCTGTGGGGGATCTGGAGCAAGAAAGCAAGCCTTGGAGAGTGAGACTAACAGAGTGGGTCTTGGACCTTATGATGTACACTTTCGGAGTCCTCTTTGCGCTCTTAAAAGGTTTCCGGACAGAAATTCTATTCATATTCCTATTTTCAGTGTTCTGTGTTGTTCTGGATTATGACACACTGATAAAAGATG GATGTTCTATTAAACGATACGACGATCGGTGGAGCCTGAAGCATTTCGACTTTGATGACTTTGCTTCTACATCTAGATCAGATTTTATCGGAAGAAAGTGGTTATATCGTGATATGGAAGATTTAATGGAAAATTCAAGTTACCGTGGCGTATTGCTTGTTGGAAACCCTGGTTCTGGTAAGACAGCTTTTGTCTCAAATTTACTTTGTTCCAGAAGTGCAAGCCCACTCATTCATGATAGAGTAGCTGGTTATCACTTTTGTATGTATTCGGACAAAGGAACTCAAAATGGGGCCAAATTTGTGGAAAATCTGGCAAACATGATTGCCTCAAACTTCGCAGAATACGGCGAAATCATTTTGAGAAATTCCCTTGTTCGTCGAGTGTTACAAAAGAATTGTGCCCAAGCCCCAGATTGGTGTTTTCAAGAAGGTGTTCTTACACCTCTGAAAAACCTGCCGCACCCACCGAAAGAGACGTGGTATATTGTTATTGATGCCTTAGATGAGTGTTCAGTCGATGGCCAAGGAGAAATTTTAAAGATGCTGAAGTCCAAATTGCGACGCTTCCCTAAGTGGTTAAAACTGATTACTACATCACGTAATACAAGTTTCATCACTTCGTACCTGGATGGTATGAAAATACTGGAATTGAAATCAAAAGACCACAGAAACTTAGAAGATATTGATACTTATTCATCCCTTAAGATATACACTTTGAAATCTTCTCTCTTACATGGTTTAAAGGCTTACTTTTCAATCAAGAACAACAATTCCCTTAATCAACAAATCGTTACTAGTCTTAAGGAAAGAGTTCAAGGTAATTTCTTATTTGCAAAGGTCCTTTTAGATTGCCTTCTTGAAACACCGGAAAGAGTCAGTTGGACTGACCAGGGCTTTCCAAAAACACTTGATAACATTTTCCAACTGAATTTTGAACGTAAGTTTAGCTCACGCGAATCATTTCGCTCCTCACGAGAGATTTTTGAAATCCTGGTTGCCGCCTATACACCACTATCCGCTGAAGACATATACTATGTCTTAAAACTTGACCATCCTGACCTTGACTATGAGTACGATTTAATGCCAAAACTTAAAGAAGTGTCATTGTTTCTTTGGGATAGATCAGAAAAGGGACTTGTTCGCATTTATCACTCTGCCTTGTCAGAGTGGCTGACCAGTGAATCCAATAAGGGAAACCTTTTTTACGTCAAGAAACAGAAAGGGCATAGACGTCTTGCAGAATATTACCTTCAACAGTTAAAGAGGACATTGAGAGCCTTGACACCGGTGGAAGCCTTTTATTTAGCCCGCCACATCATAGAAGCAGGTTCAAACAGGAATCAAGTGAATGAATTTCGGTCACTGCCTTCAAATCTCGTCAACGGATCAGATGAAGTAAAAACCACTTCATTACACTTAAGTTCACGTTTGGTAAATCCAGATATTACTAAACTTTTAGTGACACATTTCGATGATATCGATTGTTTGGATAATAACCACCGTACACCCGCCTTCATTGCTGCAACTGGCGGAAACCGTAAAAATCTTATCTTTCTTTATACAAAAGGGGCAGACATTGATCATACCGTCTCTTGTCCAGATTTTGAGGTGCCAATGAAAGTGCAAAAAGCTTTGCGAGAATGTAAAAGAAGAACGTGCGAATATTCATTGATGCACATAGCTGCTCAGGAAGGaaatgttgatgttgttgaCTTCCTAATCGTCCATCACGTGAGTGCATGGAAAACAACAGGCTGCAATAACACGGCTGTCCAGTTGGCAGCCGCAAATGGGCATCTCAAGGTCGTTTTAGCTCTTAAAAAGGCTGGCGCTGTTTTAGATGGAATTTCCCTACATCATGCCGCTGCTAGAGATCACCATTACGTCGTGgaatatttattaaaagaaGGCGTTAGGGATGTCTGCATAGATTTAAGTCCTTTCATCGAGCTCTGCCCAGCAACGAATATTAAAGATATCAAGGCTCATGTGTATGACAACGAACACTTGAAATTAGGCGAGACCGCGCTTCATGTTGCAGCCAAGAATAATCACCCATCTGTTATCAAAACTCTGCTAGTTTATCGTGAGGAGAGTGCCATCAATTGCTCGAATGCGGCGGGAAGACGGCCCTTACACGAAGCGGTTTACTATAACAATTATAACGCACTGCAGGCGATGCTAGCTGCGGGAGTGAATACATCCGTACGTTGTGACTTACGCCCCCGAAAGTTATGCTTAAAACAGAAGTGCTGCTCTTGCGAATTTACCCCGCTTCACATTGCAGCCAAATATGGTTATTACAGTGCTGTTCAACTACTAATTACAGAGAAAGCAGACTTGCATGTAGAAGATTGTAATGGTTCGACCCCGCTTCATATTGCTTCCTGTCATGGAATGGTGTCAATTATTACCCTTCTCGTTAAAAGTGGAGGAAATATCAACAGAAGAAGCTTTAATGGATCAACTCCCTTTCATAGCGCTGCTACATGCTTTGCGACAAATGCTTTTTGGCTTTTGCTGGACCTTGGTAGTGATTTCTTCGCGAAGGATAGTAGAGACATGACGGCATTACATTATGTTGTAAAAGACGTGGAAGTTGTCGGTAGAGAGTACTTTGTTGACTTGTATGTTGTAAGGCCAAAAGATTGGATTGAAGTTGGACCGAAAGATAAAGAGCCATGGGAGAGAGGCGAATATCAACGCTTTTGGCTAAatgtaatgattaaaatgagCAAGAATTTCGTTGCCAATCTCGTCCACAAGAAACTTCCATACCATGAAAATTCAATATATAACTTATATTTGTCTGTCTTTCtcgaaatttggaaaaaagcaAACGCTTCTTCTTTCTTAACTGGGAGTGATGGTTTCGATCAAAGTGCTCTAGTGACTATGTCAACTCCAATCGCTTATTTCTTCGACGTAACTCTCCAGGCTTTCCTAGAGAGTAACCTTTTTACTCTAAACAGACCATATGAGCCAAGTGTTCTTCCAGAACAGTTGACAAGAGCAATATCGCATACGTTCACAATATTTTATCCGAACTTACGTAACTGCACGCTTCTTACTAGTGCAGTGAGGGAAAATATGGTTCGCACAGTGAACACTGTTTTACAAGCAGGCGCGGATGTTAACTGCCAAGATCAGTATGACAAAACTCCACTTTTATCGTATTTACACATTGGCGGCCGTCACATGTCGAAAGTCCTGGTAAAACATGGAGTGAGTGTAGATATCTCGTGCGAAGAACCATTTGAAAAATCTTCCCTGCATTTGATATCTTACCACAAGTTATATTATTTGCACTATCTTCCTCAGTTCTTGCGTGGAGATGACATGTGGTTTGAATCCTTATCAAATGAACGTCTTTTTTTTGACTACTTTTTAAAGGAAGAGGGACGGATAGAAGGACACACAGAGACAATTCACACTGGGGATGGACCCTTAACCCGTGCTATGAAGTCGCATCCCCGCGGAACTAAAATTCTAAATGAATGCTTTGATGCTGAAGGTTATAATGCCTTACACAGAGCAGCACAGGGTGCAAACGCGTTTGCTATCGTGAAATTCCTCTCATGGGGAGCTGATCCCACCCTAAAGAACTCAGACGGATATTCCCCGCTATGGCTTGCAGTGTTTTATTCGGTTAAATACAcaccatttttaaatttgcatcGGAAAAGTGTCTTGGTGGACTTAGAAGTGGATCTCGCATCAATTTCTGCGTTGATCATTTTAGACCATGCCCTTCAAACTGACACGATGGATATCGGCTGCGGCGGAAGTCAACTCAATTTAACCATATACCATATCGCAGCTATTCGAGGAATGTGGCGGTTTATAGCTCACTTACTTACAGAGAAGCGTGTCAAAGGAATCGATGTGAACTGCCCTAATAAAGATGGCATTACTCCAATGTATCTCGCAGCGCTCGTTGGTGGCCGGAATTGCATTGAGTGGCGAAGCCCTTGGTGCAAGGTTATGGAAATAATCAGCCTGCACGGCGGAATACTTCAATATCCTACACTTCAGGCTGAATACTTTCTTATATTTGATCTCTTTTTCGGAATGAGTCCAGGTCAAACGTACTCGGAGTTAGTAGAAAACGAAATTATTGCACTTCAAGCCAGCACTGAACATCAAGAGTGCAAGGGATATGAATTGAATACTTACCTGTCAGAAACGTCTGGGAAACTAAATGAACTTTACTATGACTTCGATAGAAAGATGAAAAAGTGTTCAAGTGGCAGTGATGAATGTTTACCAGAGATCAATCGGCATTTGTCCCAACTAGAATCCCTCAAGTTGGTTTTACACAAACTACACCGCTTCCAACAGCGACACGCTCCTATCAGAAGTGGTTTTGTCAGTTTTCTAGAGGAGGAAACTTTGCGAATGCAAATGCTTTTGCTGGTCGTTACTCAACCACATGAAAGGGCGTCTCGCGGATTGGatggaaaacaaaacgaaaagagACGAAAAACTCAAGGCAAAATGGGCATTGCTGATCGTGGACATGAAGATAATGAAGATAACAATGACAACAACGATGGCGacaacaatgatgatgatgacgtcGACGGATGGGAGTGCATGAACATAGACCGGGCTCTTCGAATATCTTATAGAGATTTTAAAACAAGCTTTGATCAGGTGCAAAAGCTTTCTGAACAGGCGAGATCATCTATCTCATTCCTGGGGAAGAAGCCTCCGGGTTTTCTTCGAAAGATAAATCGCGCGTTGCTCAAACTTGATACTACTATGGCATGCGACTGGCAAGCAATTGCTAGGAAGTATACGACATTAAACTTCCAAATTCAGAACTCAAAGCTCGGCACTTTACATGTAAATGAGCATACCAGGGTTGTAAGTATTACAGACTTTGCTTCAATACGTATGAGGGaaatattcattcattcatctcCGGAAACACTGGAGCTTGCTTTAAAACTTGCGTCGGAGAAGTCTTCAAAAGTATTTGATGACCTTTATTACctcacaaatttaaaatttagaaaGCCGCCTCTTTGGAAAGGTACCTTTGAATTATGGGGTTGGTACAGGTGA